The DNA region cgttatatttaggtaaataaatataagtgaAAAGATCCACATTTTATTTGACATCCGACCGCGTTTTCAACACCACTTCAGATTTCAGCCGTTCGGCCAGCGACTTCCGTATCTGCAGCTGCTGCGGCTCGATGGGCGACTTGTCGCCAGCCAGCACTGCCTCGGCTGCCTTTGCGGACTTGGGCCGTATGCGGAACTTGTCCGACGTGTCCGCCTCGGCGTTCAACTGCTTCTTTCTCTCCTCCTTTTTTAGCGCCACCAGCTTGTCGCGTTGGGCTCGCAAGTACTCCTGGCGCTTCTTCAGTTCCCTCGCGTCAATCTGGAAACgacagcaacaacaacaaaacttactaaaattaatggtGACTGATACCTCTTTGGATTTTGCGTCTGCCTCTTTGGTCGCTGGTTTTGATGGCTTCTTTTCTTCCACCGGCTTTTCTATAATGGGTTCCTTTTCTGTAGCCTTCTCTTCGTGTGATGTGCTGGGTGTTGCCGAGTCTGACCGTTCTTGAactttttctgaaaattattgataaatccCACATTTCAGACACGATTAGGTCTCACCTTTTACTTGTTTTAGGGACTCCTGAAGCACCTCTTTATCTTCCAGTATTTCCATTACGTCATTAGTTGTCTCTTCAGGaaattttcttgaaataaaataagtaacaaataagaaattacATTTGAGTTGGATTGTTACTTTGCGACTTCGTCCATGATGGCCTTCTCTAACTTGGAATTTTCTATGATGACCGGTATTTCCTGTATTGTAGTATGTCGTTCCCTTTTGTTGGGTATAAAAGACTCCGGTGTAATTCcgtatttttgttcaattaacTCCAGAGCTTGAAGCTGCAGTTCCACGTTCCTTTGGGCCATCATTCTTTTGAACATTTCATAGTCGTTGGCTGCCCATATTTGCTCGAACAAGTTCTAAAATTCAAAGTTACAAAATGTCCCCCAATTGAATTTCCAACATACATTATCGAAGCTGACTTGATGCTTCCTCCCCTCGCTGCAAGCGTGTTCAAACTGTTCCGGTGTGATGCCGATATCCTCCATGAAATTACCCAACATGAAGTCCACctgtaaattttacaattctaCCTCAATCCTATTAAGCCGTGCTACTCACCAAATTCTTGAACTCCTCGTAAACTCCCCTGTAGTTCTCATTGTCTTGCACATTTGGTTCAAAAACTGTAAAgccataaataaagtaaacgtCGCACTTCTACTAAAATTTGAACATGTCTCACTCAATGATTTCTCTTCGATGAAGCTTTCCAGTGGTGCATTCCAGATGGGACCGTTGAGGAAGGCCACCAAAGAATCGAAGACCCAGGAGTTCTCGTCTTCCATTGCGAATGGAAAGTAATTGTTTGTCTGCCGGTATTTCGAATCGCACTGGAGTTACTGCAGGTCATTGTTGTGTACATTGACTGTTGCCATGACTATCAATCAACAGATTGTTATCAATCATTCATGtgtatttgataatttgaattgttgtTTCGCACCCTTTCAAAAGTTCGATCGTTTTGTGCATTTCACTTATTAATATCCACCTTTGTCTATCATTATTGTTGCagtactgaaataaattactattacaTTAAGTTCACAAGCAGTACATTtaatcaatcatttttttcctgtcctaatatttttcatttttatttgatcttgattgttatttgaaatatcaacAGCATCAACAGGACTAGTTTTTATCCAATTGAATTAAACTAAGTAATGTTGGAcgatagtttaaataaaattataacaaacatAGATATGCTGTTGTCTAGATGAATGGCCCACATGAGGCAgaaataaacatgtttttgtGCTCCTTGCactctaataaaatatgagagAAAATTGAACcagttttatgtattatttttgttgaaggAAAAGTTATCTCAAGGGTAATTCTCGTATCCACCAGAAATGCCAAGCCAAAGATTTAGCCTGTCGTTTCTCGTATTGGTTTATGTTTCCGCCCAAAACCCTCAAAGCAAATGTAGCCAACTAACATGGCAAATTTCTCTAGAAAACCACGGGTGCATCAAAATGGCCACCATTCTTCGActattccattttttaattccaCTCGATAAATATGCGCGACCAGTGTGTGGTCCTCGTTACATAAATACGTAATGTAGGTTGCATAAACAGGTAgacttttaaaaaaactttaatcgATTAAATGATTCCGTAAGACTTTGTTGGGAAAAAGTATGACTTTGAATTTGACAATAAATCACGACAAAAGTTtgtccattaaaaatttttcaggaGAAATTCCATGCACGAACACAATGACCCATGAACTGGCGAGTAAGAAAACGAAAAGTGAGTCCGTAATGTCGTAAGAcatgaaatgaaattaaggAAACGATTAAGCGATTCATATAAACGTTGCTACACAAATTGCATTCGTCCGCGACATTAACGCCAGTATTCCTACACAAAACGAAGTGTCCCAGATTTTTAGGTTAGAAATATTTACTCTGACAAGGCGCCTTTGgtcttaatttttgtgatataCAATTAAGtgctttgaatatattttacattcaaaGTTTAAGTGATAGGTACGGAAGTATCCatggtaatttttaaagtgtccAACAGTcataaaaaagtcaaaatattatttcaaaaatgtccAAACGACCCAAAAATGATCAAAAGCAATTGTTCATCAATCTATCCCAAGAACTGCACGAATTGGTAAGCAACAAACACGATTTCAAAAATGCGCTGAACAGCTTCCTGAACAATCTAGTCGATGACATGGTGCTGGGCATTATATTTGATCTCCACAGAAAGTACAAAACCAATGCTTATGAACTAGATGACAGCCAAGATGAAGAAGAGAACAAGGACATAGATATTTTTGCACAACACAACATGAAAAAAACTCAGGAATGCATGTGCCCTAACTGTGAAAGGCCTGTGGCAGCATCTCGGTTTGCTCCACATTTGGAAAAATGCATGGGAATGGGAAGAACAAGGTCCAGAAACGCCTCTAGGAGAGTGACTACAAATCACAAAGAAAGAGATGGTACTTCATATAGTGGTATTACtagtgatgatgatgatgatgctGACTGGGGTTCCGGCGACAAACGACGAAAGAAAAAGGCaagaaatggaaataaaaagtctaaaggTAAAGTtatcaaacaataatttaacacataataattgtCTTCATGTTTCTAGGAACTCCAAAGAAAAATTTGGATTCAGACCATGCTGAACCGTTGAATGTAGACATTGAAGGTGATGATGATGAACTCAACAGTCTGAGGGACATATTGCATCTGCAGGATCATTCTAACAGTTCGTCTCCAGCTGAATCCTTGTCCAGCAGCCATTCCAGTTCATCAAAGAAAAGTAGTAAATAGTGTTTCGGaggtttgataaaatattgtatagaatgtttataatagttaaaattgaattgaaattgtaCTAGGAAGATGGACATGTACTTTTACTTTATgtgtattataaaacattctgTTAGTTATCATGTAATTAGAGATATTGCATTGCATTTaattgcaaatataaattacatactcacaaaattatagcatgctgaattaacaaattttagggaatttttataaaaattaatctaagAATGTCTTCTGTGATAAaacactattaaattattatttaaagcagtataaaaattatataagacAAAAGCATATCAGAagctaaattaaatgaatgtcCAAGACACAATAAAGATTAGCAAATATCACTTTAAGAGTTTAAccattgtattaattaataacatcggtaaatttgtataaattaattgttttattttaaatttgcgtTGAAAATGCTTCAACATTTTTAGCCAATTGTAgcttttatacattaattaattattcttgcACTTGTTGaactattcaatatattttctggCAATCACTTTTTTCCTACACAACATTGTATTTGTGTTATACCATGAGTAATAGTTAATGACAATAATCAGAATGCATTAGTTTTGTgggtaaaatgttattttactaaaaaaatcatatcatTCAATTGGGATAAGTGATTGCAATAATCTATTTTACTAATGTACCATCGCGGGCATAAATGCTGTATCAATTTTGGACAGCTTGCACCTTCACATTCTGGGTGACCCCACTGTGGTAGACTGAGCACAGTTCCCAAAACGTGAATGTGCAGACGCACTTATGCCTTCGATAGTAGATTAATGAGTTTAATTTGTGTAGttacttttaaatgattaGGGTCATCAAGTATCAATTACTGACCGTCATTTTGTTGTGTGCCCTCTACAAGCAGTGACTAGTGATATGCCtgcaaatacaataaaaataagtatttgtgaaaaatatgaaatgttcCGTATACCACTTGTGACTACTGATCAATACATTCCAGTCTCAGCTTAATGTATGacgtttgtttaaaaaacttgTATGTTAAGCTAGGATTGAGGTAGACTGTAAATCATTACTGATTCAATTATGAactatctataaaataaaaatattttttatttattgtgtgaGTATTacctttctattaaaaattcaatgaattaATTCCCCTGCATCGTATCATAATTATGCAATACAGCATTGATGATATGCTAACATCTCCAGAGAGCTTTATCAACCGTATAGGCAAAATCAGcatgaattgaatttttcattgCTCTCGTAATACAATTTCCTTTGCAAATGCGTTCTCAAGATAATAAACGGCATAATCTCGCGATACTCGGCTTTGATGTTGGTCGTGTACATTGTCTTTGACACACTTTTACGTTCGGCGCTACACCGGAACCGTACGTGCGTAAGTGCACGCATATTTTCTGAGCAACTCGACTCTCTTTTACGCCACTTGAGCGTACGCGTTCTCGGATGGCGGCTGATCCCCGGGGGGTGGATCATTGAAATTATGTCAATAACCCGGAGACCGGCATCAAGATGTGTATAGGCACGGTAATTATTGCGCACGGTCGTTTTTATTCCAGCGGAAAAGCTGCTTCTTGGTTGCTCGTTAAGCAGAAACGTGCACACGACgagatataatatataagatggaagctttttttatattcaagcTCAGGCGACCGAACTTAATAACACATCCAAAGTCAGCTGAATACTTCTGACATCAAAtaagtgtattttaaaaacttccaCGTGTATCTAGATCATTTTTCTTTGTGTGTTTAAATCACAGGCTTAAAGATGAAGCAAatcaataacatatttttcctactaaatttttcatatttttgatatacttaataatttggacttatttaaaaactgaaatatacattaaaactacattttcATGTGGGATTTTAATGTCTATTAACATGTAAGACACAATccagtaaaatataatgaattttgtataatttgtcatttttaaaaaactatttactttaatcaatatacattaaaactacattttcATCTGGGATTTTAATGTCAATTATCATACATACAATCctgtaaaatataacaaaatttgtgttgatttgttaattttttcaaaaacaatttacttcaataaaatgaaatactttCTGTATATTTAAAGGATGATTCTTCCTTACCTGAATCTTTTTCAGATGAATTTTCGTTATTGGAAAGTCTTTTGGGGagcaatttcaaaaataaagcaTCGTTTTTCCTTATTTGAATCTCTCAACATAATTTTCGTTATTGAAAGTCTGGGGTTTATGGGGGAACagtgaaataaaatacagCAAACTCTTAAAATGgcatgtatgtatatttatataattatgtatatatagaGTGCATTTTACAATCGTAATACATACAATGTGATCatcatctaataaaatataacagataattttgatgttaaaagatataaatattttttacttaggtaaatcatataaattagatattaaaataattcttgccatatacaaaaaataaatcacgAGGCGTTAACCCAATAAATAGTTTACTTAATTCGAGATTCGTGAAGGCGGATCAGTTTCGGACACGCAGTGACATACGTTATATACTCTCCCCTTGGTTGAGGTTTAACGTTTACAATTTTTCGGAGGAGAGCGACAATCACTAAttctaatttactttatgtacaattttttaaacatccaACGTATGCAACCCGGTCCGAGTGACAGTTgccttaaaaatgtaaaaataatgatatggAATTGCAAAATGAATTAGACCAATGTTTGACAGCAGAAAACTTCATtggattaatgtttttatcacTATGGTTTGCAATTAAAAGTACATCAGATTACAATATCGTAAAACTACAATTCTAGACACAAATCATCCAAGGTTCTGGCGTTTTTAGCACTTGTTCTTTAATATACAAGAGAGCTTAAATTTGTTCTCCGGCAAAAAGAGACGCGCTAAATCCAAAACTGCATTTTTTGCATTCATAAGACTGgactttttatatatcaataGAGGAAAATCAGTCATGGATTTGGCGGGCTTCTTTTTAGTCTACCATAATGCACATCACATAAAGAATTGATCCACTTATTGGCAAGATAAGTTTAtggcaaaattaattgtattgcttaaatttaaattaatactattacTGGACGAGAGTTTTGTGTCTTTTGTCTAGAATATGTACAGAACAGTGAGGGATTCATATCAATACTTCCAATAAAGTCAATGGTAAGCTTTGTCTGGGCTGTCATggtttatatgtaaattttagcCAATACTGTAATTATTGCCTCTTTTAAAAGTATGTGATATGAATGATTGTTTCTGAGATTTGTTTTGTTACTTATTTGTGAATTTCTTACAGATTGGCTTGATAAAACTGTATTCTATTTaagttatctaaataatctaagaaGTAGACGTTTGttggagtaaataattcacaaataaatgtggacttataattttatttattggcaCTACAAGCTAAAATGCAATTTGTAACTATACAAAAATTAGAGAATGTTATGTTTATGGACAAGATCCGTCTTAATGAATAATGTACGACGCATCATACACAAACTATAATATGGAGAgcaaatcataaattattcttcTCTAACTCAATATGTGTTTAGCCTTAACACCGTCGACTTATGacatggaaaattaatttatgaattgcCTTCGACAATATAATTCACAAGTACAATATTCATTGAAGTCTTCACATTAATAGAGGttcgaataatatttaaaacgtacatttttaatgttgtgtACATCAACCtagtattttacaaaaattaatttttcatcagATCTAATTAGtgtttttaaagcttttttaatttaaatacatttcgaaccttttgaaaattgtattagttGCATAtgaattatgtacaaaatttattttaaatataattatgttaaccTAGATatcatacaaaaaataatgctgttttataaattaatactgtaagaataccaaataatttcaattaatacacAGATTCAGAAATATTGCgagaaataatagaaatattattcaattggcatggttgaataatttttgtattacctCAGAAATTAGTGTAGACAAATCATAGTTgacaaataaatagtaaagtaaaatgaataataaataaaataaagaagataAATATGGAGACTCACAATAATTATTCAGTAATCTATTGCATCAGAATGAACAGTTTTCCACTTATTTAAACGAAAACCATTTCATTCAATAGTCTTACTCTATtgggaaaaatattgattctgtCTGTTTAAGAATAGAGTAAtgtgaaatgaaatattattttcacgtCAGGATCACGTAACAAATGgtaaaatttgattgtaaaaatgaacaaatctacctaaaacaacaaacataggtacaaattttattaatataattacaataagacttaaattctgtataaaaaatattcataaatcatttcacatttcattttAGGTTTCTGTATGGAAATTAGGCTCGtaagtacaaaattattaacataaatctaTGAATTTTTCCAAATAGAGTACAACAAGTTACATAAAAGTCACAACCATTGACATAAATAAAGCAGTAAGTACTTCCTTAAAATAATCGTCCATCAGACACTTGTTCACACTAAAAACGCCAGAAGCATCCTATAAGGATAtcaatacttttatatataacacaataaaaactaatatcagTCTTCACAGTTTTACAAATACgatgttttttaatgttcaacACTGTATAATCTACGAAATAATCAACtgaccaaaaaatataacatttacacgattttttttccatattttagtAGTCCGTTTGAATTGGTCACTATGCATTacgcataaaatattattatcatctacaccaacatataaaaaactgtACACCACCAATTCGTTAAAAAATcagcattaaaataatatattgtctaACTTCAGACAttggaatattatttcaaaataaaattaataagcgttttttaggtttaaaagttagaaatattttttatgtgagaAAACTAAATGTGCCACAACGAGAAAGTTGATAGGGTCGCCTCCAATTGCAAGGTAAGATAATAGCAAAATCAATCTGTTATTGTCtactaatatatttcattaaaatcattttctatTCAGTTGTTagtgaatttatttagatatgcTCGACgcacattgaaaataacaaagtcaCAGGGACTCGCCAATAATTCGTATCACTTGCAATATTGATAAATAGGTATTCAATAAGGGACTTGTTTCTCTTCTACTCTATATAATACCCTTTTCACCACAAGGTACACAATTTGtactattaatattcttgaacaattctaaaattgtatattcacAATTGCGGCGACCATCTCGACCTTCTCTTTGGACGTTTTTCACCACCGCCAGCTTATTTAGTACATGCTATATATCACAAAAGTTTGCTGACGACCATCATGTCGCGGACGGGGGAACGAACCACCGCAACGGCACCGACGACATAAAatgcaacaattttaaatcgtTGTGCAACGGCTCGAGTTTTTGCGAACGCAACAAACGGTCCGTTCAATGTGTGTCACATCGGCGACAtaaattttcctatttttaagTAGCCAGCCACATGCAAACGAGGGTACTGGTTAAGTGCGTTCAATCAAACGCATTTGCATCGTTAATCAAAGTAAATTGAAACGCAACAATCAATCTAATCCGACGTATGCGGCATAACAATTCTGATGATCAAATTAAtcgtttttaaactaatttatttgttttcaagttTAATTTCATGGGatgtaaacaaattgtttGCAGATTAGGCCTTCACGCGGctccaattttataaactatatagAAAATCTACATATTTGGTAACATGTAGGTAACATTAGGCCTGTTAATTGTTAAGAATTTTGCCTCGTCGACCAGTTCCCCTTCTGTCTTGCCCTGTGGCTGGACCAAAACCAACTGCAGCcgtatattttctaattaatattccaatgcccaaaataaaaaataatttaccttaacaataatagttaccatcatgtatatataaaattaggaTACTTTTAGGTCGTTAGacagtttataatataaacatacaaATTGTGTGTGTTGGGGGGGTAGGGGGAGACACGCATAGAAATAGTCCGGTTTTGACACGGGTCGGGGGGCGGGTTTTAATTAGTGTTTGGGGGTTTATCATTTTCGGGGGCTGGGTGAGACGCGGACGTACCGGTACGATTGATACTTTGAACGGAGCGCCTCAGCGATTTCATCGCATCGTAAACACCAACGCGAGCACCGCGCACAGAACCATCGAACAGTGGAGCGATGCGGAGCTGGGCGCCGCGGCACCGCCGCCCAGGGTGAGTTCCTCACTCTTCACCACCTCGTTCGGGTGTTTGTTGTACGTTTTCGATTTCTTGGTGGTGGTCGGGGGCGGCGCTTCCGTGCTCGTGGTCGTCGATGTGCTGGTGGTGGTCGTCCGCTGCTGCGACGTCACCGGCCACCAGGACTTCGTGGCCTGGGGCGGCTGCGATGTGGCCGGCATCGGCGGCGGgccccacactttgaacacgATCTTCATGTTGCTGGTTGTACACCGCCCTGAAACGTCAAATCATCATTAATATACTTCTATAATGGATGCTCTTAACTTTACTACGTTGCTTTCGTCAATAAATACCAACTTTTATGCCGGTTACAGTTAGCCATCAAACTTGTCCTAcattagtttattttcttttacaatTGTATgccaaaaacaaattatcagcacttaagtaatattaatggCAATTCGCCAACATCAATTTATATCAAGAATTATAATCAatgtcgaaaaaaaaaaatccataatTCGATATATGGATGTTAAACTTCTTAGGtcggcattttttttttgctcgAATATAATCAGTCTCAACAAAggaatataatgtaattactCTATAAATAGAGACCACATTCAAAGCTTGTTATTTGGAATTTCACTTTACAATTATGACATACATAAAAGGCAACAATGAAGTATGTTACAATTCTGCCCGAGTtattacattgtttttatttgcaatttaaaatagataatttgttCGGAGCATGTGTTGTTACaagataatttacaaatttgtataaCTGTTACAATAACTCAATGatctacaattttctgtgtgaCCTTAACTGTAGAACCCtgtgtatgtataaaatataagtggTTACTTCCTTAGATAAGACTTAGTAATTTTCTGTGTCTCATAACAGGTTGtctgaataatttttcacAACAGGTGCTAAGAGATCCGGATTAATAAGGTATTAAAGCACATGACAAAAAAaagacaaacaataaatctaaAGTGGATAAAccgtaatttatcaaattaattctatgttaataatattggagtttaattaaaatttaataatcttttaaacGATTAATTATCGCCCCGTACTGGTTCCAAGTAGAGACAGTTAACCATTATGGGACAAAATAAGCAAAAATGCTAAAACTAAAACGGTTCTGCTTTATGGCTCGTAGCTTCCCCATCAGCTGTTACAATTTAATACTCGCCTTGAAATTTCAACTAAACGTCCAATCTAATTAAGACAATTAGCTAGTTTTATCAATTCGACTGTGAACGTGATCCggacttaattatttatgaataatttagatttttaacatAAGAATAAAGGTACTATTAAGGAATGCCTAATTAAGAActtaaataatgtgtacccACAGAATATCCAGATGTAATCTCCAAGACCAAATCCTGATTAACTACCTGATCATATTTTACCTCTTATCGTCGGCCccatcgtttttttttttttttactgtatgaaaatttaatttaaacgtgtatttcaaattaatatgagGTAATATAGAATACGAGATTCCGGTCTGATATTTTTCACTGCTTACGGAGTTTCAGATAAAAACGGTGTTGTGGGCCAACAGACAGATAAAAAGTACACGGAGGCTTACGATTTCGGCCACGATAATATGCAGATTTTACGGTTTTGTTAATAAGTTTTGTCGTGTTTGAGTCGCCTGTGATATCGGCCGCCGGTATTAGTCCAACCATTAATTATTCGAACATTTCTACAAACGCTCCTTGCACATAATTACGTTTAACGATTGTTCATTTGTATTGGCCAgatgtttgaattttttaatagtccATGCAATTTGCGTATTACCTCCTATTCTTCGATGTAGATCATCGCTGGTGGATGTGCTGATGAAATAATAGTCGTGGCCGGGCAGGAACTCCAGCCCGCCCGGCTGCGGCGTGAACGGCCTAAACGTAATCGTAAAGTACATGAGTTTATATGGCTTGTCGCACACCGCAATTATCCTAGGATTCGGATTCGTTATCCTACATGTTTCGTACTCGTCCTTGGACACATTGTAGATGATGTACTTCTCCATCTCCTCGTCCCTCGTGCCCGGCGTGTAGACGGGACAGATCAGGTTCACCTGGTCGTACTCGAACTTCATGTTGTTGCGGTTCACGTCGATGATGTTGTCCGTGTTGTCGATGCGGAAGATGGGGTTCGACGAGTTCCAATGGATCGTGTAGAACTTGGCGCTGCTCGGCAACGAGCCCAGCACGAAGTAGTGGAAGCTGAACGTCAGCAAAACGATGCCCCTCAGAAGAACGCAGCCCGGTTGCCAGCCCATGGTGTTTCTTCGTTGTTCTCGACCAAGTCGGGTTTCTTTACATGTCTTTCACCCTTTCCATCAACCTGTAACAATTATTACGTATCACATTAgtaatattcttatattaattcattcaattaatttatttataaaacactcAACCTAACACAACTTAACCACAAACAGGATATTGaactaaagttaattttaaaagaaaaactatgAATTTCACCAGCAagaattcatttttcatttatgtgACTGGTCCAAATATCACCAACATTGAAACATTTTAGGAAATAGGCATTACAGCTGtctgtaaaattaagaaattcaattaaaaatataatagttaataatgataattaaagaattaccATAGAGTTAATCAATCACattctaattttgttttgtttcatacTTCATTAAAATGGGAAAGtatgacaaatttatttcaaatttgacttttatttaagatatttttcttatttcctATTATTTTGATTCTCATAAATGACAGGAACAAGAAATTAAGTCAAAAATAATGATGGcttactattttaaaagaaaaaatatgaatttcacCAGTATCAACAAGAGTTGGAACattgaaaatcaattaaaaaagtcatgttaataataataattgtagaatTACTACagagtttattaataatattttaattaggtttATTTTTAGGATATTCTTTCCCATCTATTTGATTCACATAAATGACACAAACAAGGTATTGAGccaaaaataatatcttaaaagaaaaatgtgaATATCATCAATTAGAGTTCATTTAAGTGAGGAcacattaacattattttatttatagaactcCTCCTTGACTGTCTCTTAAGTAACATCAACAAGGGTTGACACATTATAGGGAACAGACATCACAgaagttttaagaattaagaCAACGTATCTTATTCCAAATacagacaaataaataaaaaaaattgtattaagaaaagcttttatgaaaattatttaagagtaAATTTACCATCgagttaattgattaataaatttatgcgaTTTGGGTCACCGAAAAATTGTACACAAATTTAGCAAAtaccaattaataataaatcaaacagtaaatttaataattattggtaATGCACACATATTTACAAACCGAGATTATGATCATTTTAActgttaatatttgataatcgcCGTTTATACGGCAAAGATCTCGTTCAAAATGGAATTAAAGTGCGtccaaatgaaaaataaacagtttctGCATTAGAGACCGTAAAAAAAAGCACGGACACGAATCAATAAACGGcggtaataatataaaatattgatggtAGGCATGTTTGACGACGTGCCgagattaaacattaaataattcatctgTCCATTAGAGACCGTGTAGTGCGGGACCggcaaatatattcaaatggcGTTAAATGcacttcatttatttcaacGTCCGTTGCAGGACAAATTGGTCCGAGCGAACACCGCCACCGtcacattttatatacaacaatattttcgCTAAAATAAAAACGCGCTGACCTTTACCGGAACGGAACATTTTTACCGTTCGGGGGGGACCATTTGTTATGCATTGTAAAATGCGCGCCATTATTTTGGCGCACACGTTTATATCTGTCCGTGGTGTCAA from Aethina tumida isolate Nest 87 chromosome 1, icAetTumi1.1, whole genome shotgun sequence includes:
- the LOC109609661 gene encoding cilia- and flagella-associated protein 36 isoform X1, which encodes MEDENSWVFDSLVAFLNGPIWNAPLESFIEEKSLIFEPNVQDNENYRGVYEEFKNLVDFMLGNFMEDIGITPEQFEHACSEGRKHQVSFDNNLFEQIWAANDYEMFKRMMAQRNVELQLQALELIEQKYGITPESFIPNKRERHTTIQEIPVIIENSKLEKAIMDEVAKKFPEETTNDVMEILEDKEVLQESLKQVKEKVQERSDSATPSTSHEEKATEKEPIIEKPVEEKKPSKPATKEADAKSKEVSVTINFSKFCCCCCRFQIDARELKKRQEYLRAQRDKLVALKKEERKKQLNAEADTSDKFRIRPKSAKAAEAVLAGDKSPIEPQQLQIRKSLAERLKSEVVLKTRSDVK
- the LOC109609661 gene encoding cilia- and flagella-associated protein 36 isoform X2; the protein is MEDENSWVFDSLVAFLNGPIWNAPLESFIEEKSLIFEPNVQDNENYRGVYEEFKNLVDFMLGNFMEDIGITPEQFEHACSEGRKHQVSFDNNLFEQIWAANDYEMFKRMMAQRNVELQLQALELIEQKYGITPESFIPNKRERHTTIQEIPVIIENSKLEKAIMDEVAKKFPEETTNDVMEILEDKEVLQESLKQVKEKVQERSDSATPSTSHEEKATEKEPIIEKPVEEKKPSKPATKEADAKSKEIDARELKKRQEYLRAQRDKLVALKKEERKKQLNAEADTSDKFRIRPKSAKAAEAVLAGDKSPIEPQQLQIRKSLAERLKSEVVLKTRSDVK
- the LOC109609639 gene encoding SAGA-associated factor 11 homolog gives rise to the protein MSKRPKNDQKQLFINLSQELHELVSNKHDFKNALNSFLNNLVDDMVLGIIFDLHRKYKTNAYELDDSQDEEENKDIDIFAQHNMKKTQECMCPNCERPVAASRFAPHLEKCMGMGRTRSRNASRRVTTNHKERDGTSYSGITSDDDDDADWGSGDKRRKKKARNGNKKSKGTPKKNLDSDHAEPLNVDIEGDDDELNSLRDILHLQDHSNSSSPAESLSSSHSSSSKKSSK
- the LOC109609657 gene encoding ephrin-A4; protein product: MGWQPGCVLLRGIVLLTFSFHYFVLGSLPSSAKFYTIHWNSSNPIFRIDNTDNIIDVNRNNMKFEYDQVNLICPVYTPGTRDEEMEKYIIYNVSKDEYETCRITNPNPRIIAVCDKPYKLMYFTITFRPFTPQPGGLEFLPGHDYYFISTSTSDDLHRRIGGRCTTSNMKIVFKVWGPPPMPATSQPPQATKSWWPVTSQQRTTTTSTSTTTSTEAPPPTTTKKSKTYNKHPNEVVKSEELTLGGGAAAPSSASLHCSMVLCAVLALVFTMR